The proteins below are encoded in one region of Lactuca sativa cultivar Salinas chromosome 3, Lsat_Salinas_v11, whole genome shotgun sequence:
- the LOC111918590 gene encoding glutamine synthetase cytosolic isozyme, with translation MALLNDLINLNLTESTTKIIAEYIWIGGSGMDLRSKARTLPEPVTDPKKLPKWNYDGSSTGQAPGEDSEVIVWPQAIFKDPFRGGNNILVICDAYTPAGEPIPTNKRHAAAKIFSDPKVEKEIPWYGIEQEYTLLQKDINWPLGWPQGGFPGPQGPYYCGIGADKAFGRDIVDAHYKACLYAGINISGINGEVMPGQWEFQVGPSVGISAGDEIWAARYILERITEIAGVVVSFDPKPIKGDWNGAGAHTNYSTKSMREEGGYEVIKKAIEKLGLRHKEHIAAYGEGNERRLTGRHETADINTFKWGVANRGASIRVGRDTEKEGKGYFEDRRPASNMDPYVVTAMIAETTLLL, from the exons GGGATGGATCTTCGAAGCAAAGCAAGA ACACTTCCTGAACCTGTAACTGATCCCAAGAAGCTGCCAAAATGGAATTACGATGGATCAAGCACTGGTCAAGCTCCTGGTGAGGACAGCGAGGTCATAGTCTG GCCTCAAGCTATTTTCAAGGATCCATTCAGGGGTGGAAATAACATTTTG GTGATATGCGATGCATACACTCCCGCCGGCGAGCCAATTCCGACCAACAAGCGGCATGCGGCGGCGAAAATCTTCAGCGACCCCAAAGTCGAGAAGGAAATCCCATG GTATGGAATCGAGCAGGAATACACCTTGTTGCAGAAAGATATCAACTGGCCTTTGGGCTGGCCTCAAGGCGGATTCCCAGGACCTCAG GGCCCATACTACTGTGGTATTGGTGCCGATAAGGCTTTTGGACGTGATATCGTCGATGCACACTACAAGGCTTGCCTTTACGCCGGAATCAACATCAGTGGGATTAACGGCGAGGTGATGCCCGGCCAGTGGGAGTTTCAGGTCGGACCATCTGTCGGAATCTCTGCCGGCGATGAGATCTGGGCTGCTCGTTATATTCTTGAG AGGATCACTGAGATTGCTGGAGTCGTGGTTTCGTTTGACCCCAAACCCATTAAGGGTGACTGGAATGGTGCCGGAGCTCACACCAACTACAG CACAAAATCGATGAGGGAAGAGGGAGGATATGAAGTCATCAAGAAAGCTATTGAGAAATTGGGTTTGAGGCACAAAGAACACATTGCTGCCTATGGTGAAGGGAATGAACGTCGGCTCACCGGTCGCCACGAGACAGCCGATATAAACACATTTAAATGG GGGGTGGCGAACCGTGGTGCTTCGATTCGTGTTGGGAGGGACACTGAGAAGGAAGGGAAGGGGTATTTTGAGGACCGTAGGCCAGCCTCGAACATGGACCCATATGTGGTTACTGCGATGATTGCCGAAACTACCCTTTTGTTGTGA